One genomic region from Erythrobacter mangrovi encodes:
- a CDS encoding TrmH family RNA methyltransferase codes for MAARREITGFSNPTVKALRALREKKHRKAAKRFLAEGLRLLTDARECGHVPEVLVLATSRDPHPLLAELEAAVDTAGGEVIETSPDILAKITGKDNPQAVAGVFAEFDTSLAALDRTSADIWLVAQALRDPGNLGTMLRTGDAIGAGGLILIDDCADPFSVEAVRASMGAIFTQKLAQARWEDFEPWLRSGPGQLVAASLRDAQPYRGAPYAAPCFVMVGNESRGLPEEYELACDLRVTMPMKGRADSLNAAVAAAVLGYEVLNSLDR; via the coding sequence ATGGCGGCCCGCCGCGAGATTACCGGCTTTTCCAATCCCACGGTCAAGGCGCTGCGCGCCCTGCGCGAGAAGAAGCATCGCAAGGCTGCCAAGCGCTTCCTCGCCGAAGGCTTGCGGCTGCTCACCGATGCGCGCGAATGCGGGCATGTGCCCGAAGTGCTGGTGCTGGCCACCAGCCGCGATCCGCACCCCCTGCTGGCGGAGCTCGAGGCGGCGGTCGATACCGCGGGCGGCGAGGTGATCGAGACTTCGCCCGACATCCTCGCCAAGATCACCGGCAAGGACAATCCGCAGGCTGTCGCCGGCGTATTTGCCGAATTCGACACCTCGCTCGCCGCGCTTGACCGAACCAGCGCCGATATCTGGCTGGTCGCGCAGGCGCTGCGCGATCCGGGCAATCTCGGCACCATGCTGCGCACCGGCGACGCGATCGGTGCGGGCGGGCTGATCTTGATCGACGACTGCGCCGATCCTTTCAGCGTCGAGGCCGTGCGCGCCAGCATGGGTGCCATCTTCACCCAGAAACTCGCCCAGGCGCGGTGGGAGGACTTCGAGCCCTGGCTCCGCAGCGGTCCCGGCCAGCTTGTCGCGGCGAGCCTGCGCGATGCCCAACCCTACCGCGGCGCACCCTATGCCGCGCCCTGCTTTGTCATGGTCGGCAATGAAAGCCGCGGCCTGCCCGAAGAATATGAGCTGGCTTGCGACCTGCGCGTCACCATGCCGATGAAAGGCCGCGCAGACAGCCTCAACGCCGCGGTGGCAGCGGCGGTCCTGGGGTACGAGGTTCTGAACAGCCTGGATCGCTGA
- a CDS encoding 2-hydroxychromene-2-carboxylate isomerase, which translates to MREVEFFYDMRSPYAYFAWHRRRLLEDAGIRILFKPISIDVLLNLQAGREPWAEYIDPLAPPKRQHLLADIPRMAAYWKIPITGPRGFKPRSKRAMCVATRLFLDGVDQREFVDAAFKALWIDSQDIDDEAVLGNITSSLSLHLPSDGVEQAALAELTALTEASYQEGVFGVPSFRHGGKVYFGADRMDVLAAELAGR; encoded by the coding sequence ATGAGAGAAGTTGAATTTTTCTACGATATGCGAAGCCCATATGCCTATTTTGCGTGGCATCGGCGAAGACTGCTTGAAGATGCAGGGATCAGGATTTTATTCAAACCGATATCCATTGATGTACTGCTGAACCTGCAGGCAGGGCGCGAGCCCTGGGCCGAGTATATTGACCCGCTGGCCCCACCCAAACGGCAGCATCTTCTTGCCGATATTCCACGGATGGCCGCCTATTGGAAAATTCCGATAACTGGGCCGAGGGGCTTCAAGCCGAGATCGAAGCGCGCAATGTGCGTTGCGACAAGGCTGTTTCTGGACGGGGTCGATCAGCGGGAATTTGTTGATGCGGCGTTCAAGGCGCTCTGGATAGATTCCCAGGACATTGACGATGAGGCTGTGCTTGGAAACATAACTTCTTCGCTGTCTCTCCATCTCCCGTCAGATGGAGTTGAACAGGCGGCTCTCGCTGAGCTCACCGCGCTTACCGAAGCGTCTTATCAGGAGGGTGTCTTCGGTGTGCCGAGTTTCAGGCACGGCGGGAAAGTATATTTTGGCGCTGATCGGATGGATGTTCTCGCCGCCGAACTTGCTGGCAGATAG